A portion of the Pogoniulus pusillus isolate bPogPus1 chromosome 6, bPogPus1.pri, whole genome shotgun sequence genome contains these proteins:
- the LOC135176213 gene encoding steroidogenic acute regulatory protein, mitochondrial-like — MLQATFKLCCGIAHDPLRNLPGLKTTVIAATQKDMRGLVERGSHHLPSKMPHAAQRLMGKETARCTHPAGDLSPSQTSSVDLSYVTQGERALQRALSILQHHTIWKAEVMMDLGATVTSAALPGLGKVFRAEVVLAVPVAQLHQELFERIEQMPRWNPTLSQVKVLRRVGRDTLVTHEVTAPSPGNVVGQRDFISVRHRGRRDAAVYLVGTATHAEPLPLQEGCIRAESRLSCIVLQPLAGDPARTHFTWLLSMDLKGWIPASVTNRVLPQSQVDFIKHLHQHLSATTCP, encoded by the exons atgctgcaggCCACCTTCAAGCTGTGCTGTGGCATCGCCCACGACCCCCTCCGCAACCTGCCCG GCTTGAAGACAACAGTGATTGCAGCGACACAGAAGGACATGAGAGGGCTGGTGGAAAGAGGATCCCATCACCTGCCTTCCAAGATGCCTCATGCTGCTCAGAGGCTGATGGGGAAGGAAACAG CCAGATGCACCCACCCTGCTGGAGACCTCAGCCCCAGCCAGACCTCCAGCGTGGACCTTTCCTATGTCACCCAAGGGGAGAGGGCCCTGCAGCGAGCGCTGAGCATCCTGCAGCACCACACCATCTGGAAGGCAGAAGTGATGATG GACCTTGGCGCCACCGTGACCAGCGCTGCCCTCCCCGGGCTGGGCAAGGTGTTCCGGGCGGAGGTGGTTCTGGCTGTgccagtggcacagctgcaccagGAGCTCTTTGAGAGGATTGAGCAGATGCCTCGGTGGAATCCAACCCTCAGCCAGGTGAAG GTGCTGCGGCgcgtgggcagggacacgctGGTGACACACGAGGTCACTGCCCCAAGCCCTGGCAACGTGGTGGGTCAGAGGGACTTCATCAGCGTGCGGCACCGCGGGAGGAGGGACGCGGCCGTCTACCTGGTGGGCACTGCCACCCACGCCGAGCCTCTGCCCTTGCAAGAGGGGTGCATCAG GGCTGAGTCTCGGCTGAGCTGCATCGTCCTGCAGCCGCTGGCAGGGGACCCTGCTCGTACCCACTTCACCTGGCTCCTCAGCATGGACCTGAAG GGCTGGATCCCTGCATCTGTCACTAACCGCGTCCTGCCGCAGTCCCAGGTAGACTTCATCAagcacctccaccagcacctctctgccaccacctgcCCATGA